A genomic region of Nitrospirota bacterium contains the following coding sequences:
- a CDS encoding TonB-dependent receptor, translated as MLVQAAFTTSSTQAEERHADVPGLSSDLALLQSENIVYSASKRLEAVNTTPLAVSIITSDRIDALPARYVPQLFRLLPGVDVIQITRTEFTVGIRGFANGSNFRPRDVLVLVDGRTIYDDFSGNIEWEILDFFPQDVSKIEVIRGGGSAIHGANAARGVINIMTRPPQALSPVESDTTVASQSAFRQRLATGFAVGPYTLEFSGGFDQADLWNRFEGMTLEDPQGERTWRLHAVAARPLAGGAELRAGGGINQGQLLQHTTSGSLADNHQTTGHLQLEYEHPALSVRSFWNSRKVSKFQVDSGDFISDKSEDLYDLEVVHRSAHLGWSQLSVGGDVRQSVVKASDLAVDQTSQFSGGVFADEQFNVTDQFLVRLAGRLDYHEETNWQFSPRAGLTYQFLPEHTLRASISLGYRTPTISNTFFDFPLGPSFRLVGNPDLKSEESLWYELGYLWQSESNLTLGLDGYYVISENLIRSTFQPPTTFTFINDPEDTTGGGGELWGEYRPRPWLHVIANYSYARFRRGSEDVDLTAPHKANAGILINLPQRMTGAVTVHFVGPTSSPFTFGGAPQATTDVDSYVLVNTSIGYHLTPAVNVRIDAFNVTNNRHREIPPVGEELPFELSAMLQVRM; from the coding sequence ATGTTGGTGCAGGCGGCCTTCACCACCTCTTCTACGCAAGCCGAGGAGCGGCACGCAGACGTGCCCGGTCTATCCAGTGATCTCGCACTTCTCCAGTCCGAAAACATAGTCTACTCTGCGTCGAAGCGACTGGAGGCGGTTAACACCACGCCGCTGGCGGTGTCCATCATCACCTCTGATCGGATCGATGCGCTCCCCGCTCGATACGTCCCCCAACTTTTTCGCTTGCTTCCAGGGGTCGACGTGATCCAGATCACCCGCACCGAGTTCACGGTTGGAATCCGCGGGTTTGCCAATGGAAGTAATTTTAGGCCGCGAGATGTCCTTGTGTTGGTCGATGGTCGGACCATTTATGATGACTTTTCCGGCAATATCGAGTGGGAGATCCTCGATTTCTTTCCGCAGGACGTGAGCAAGATTGAAGTGATCCGCGGCGGAGGTTCGGCCATCCACGGCGCGAACGCTGCTCGCGGCGTTATCAACATCATGACGCGGCCGCCCCAGGCTCTTTCACCCGTTGAAAGCGACACCACGGTTGCAAGCCAGTCGGCTTTTCGGCAGCGTCTGGCAACCGGTTTCGCAGTCGGCCCCTACACGCTGGAGTTTTCTGGCGGATTCGATCAGGCCGACCTGTGGAACCGGTTCGAAGGCATGACGTTAGAGGACCCTCAGGGGGAGCGGACGTGGCGCCTGCACGCTGTCGCGGCGCGCCCGCTCGCGGGGGGGGCGGAATTGCGCGCAGGGGGAGGGATCAACCAAGGCCAACTGCTCCAGCACACCACCTCGGGTAGCCTTGCGGACAACCATCAGACCACGGGCCATCTCCAGCTGGAATATGAGCATCCGGCGCTGTCGGTGCGCTCGTTCTGGAACAGCCGCAAGGTGAGTAAGTTTCAAGTCGATTCCGGAGACTTCATTTCCGACAAGTCCGAGGATCTCTATGACCTGGAAGTGGTCCATCGCAGTGCTCACCTCGGCTGGAGTCAGCTGTCCGTGGGAGGGGACGTGCGGCAGTCCGTTGTGAAAGCCTCGGATTTGGCCGTTGATCAGACGAGCCAGTTCAGCGGTGGTGTCTTTGCGGATGAACAGTTCAACGTCACCGACCAGTTCTTGGTCCGCCTTGCCGGAAGGTTGGATTACCACGAAGAAACGAATTGGCAGTTTTCACCACGCGCCGGCCTGACGTATCAGTTCCTTCCGGAACACACACTTCGGGCCTCGATCAGCCTCGGCTATCGTACCCCGACCATTTCAAACACATTTTTTGATTTCCCCCTCGGCCCGAGTTTTCGGCTCGTCGGAAACCCCGATCTAAAATCGGAGGAGTCCCTCTGGTATGAGCTGGGCTACCTCTGGCAGTCGGAATCCAATCTGACACTGGGCCTCGACGGATACTACGTGATTTCCGAAAACCTTATTCGGTCCACGTTCCAACCTCCGACGACGTTCACCTTCATCAATGACCCCGAGGATACGACCGGCGGTGGCGGAGAGTTGTGGGGGGAATATCGCCCTCGGCCCTGGCTGCACGTCATCGCCAATTACTCCTACGCCCGCTTTCGCCGAGGGTCTGAGGACGTTGACCTGACCGCGCCCCATAAGGCCAACGCCGGCATCCTGATCAACCTACCTCAGCGCATGACCGGAGCGGTGACGGTCCACTTTGTAGGTCCGACCTCATCGCCCTTCACATTCGGCGGTGCGCCGCAGGCCACCACGGATGTCGATTCCTATGTCCTCGTCAACACATCGATCGGATACCATTTGACTCCTGCAGTGAACGTGCGGATCGACGCTTTCAACGTGACCAACAACCGCCACCGGGAGATTCCGCCCGTCGGGGAGGAACTGCCGTTCGAGTTGAGCGCCATGCTTCAAGTCAGGATGTAA
- a CDS encoding ABC transporter substrate binding protein: MISAAFGGIAEAAERPFVVLASSQIKAYQDAVTGVREGLQGHRVVTYSLEGNPNRIPYVVNQISLLSPKVVIAVGGLAVLALDSRSVDAKVVACLAVDDAQVLDPSRSWVVSMYAAPREIYARFQEFLPHHRIGIPHHPERTGPILRPMMEFFEQTPIRLVPIVVRSPGDLAAALSAARADIDALWIVPDSSFLDELSIKYLLRYSVVERLPLIGYSDWFARSGGLFSLMPDYRDLGIQAGELASRINAGEHPSHLQFARNVKTFINLRVAKQLRIPISPSLAALANRVYP, translated from the coding sequence ATGATCTCTGCAGCCTTCGGAGGCATTGCCGAGGCCGCGGAACGCCCTTTCGTGGTGCTCGCGAGTTCCCAAATCAAGGCCTATCAAGATGCCGTAACCGGCGTCAGGGAAGGACTGCAAGGACATCGGGTCGTTACCTACAGTCTCGAAGGTAACCCGAACCGGATTCCCTACGTCGTCAACCAAATCTCTTTGCTCTCGCCTAAGGTTGTCATCGCCGTCGGTGGTCTCGCGGTCTTGGCACTCGATTCGCGCTCGGTGGACGCCAAGGTCGTGGCGTGCCTGGCGGTTGACGATGCGCAGGTCCTCGACCCCTCACGGTCTTGGGTGGTGTCCATGTACGCCGCCCCGCGAGAGATATACGCCCGCTTCCAGGAGTTTCTCCCGCACCATCGAATCGGCATCCCTCACCATCCAGAGCGGACAGGGCCGATCCTCCGCCCGATGATGGAGTTCTTCGAACAGACACCGATTCGCCTCGTGCCCATCGTCGTTCGTTCGCCCGGGGATCTTGCAGCCGCGTTGTCTGCGGCGCGAGCCGATATCGACGCCCTTTGGATCGTGCCGGACTCCAGTTTTCTGGACGAGCTCTCGATCAAGTACCTGCTGAGGTATTCGGTGGTCGAGCGGCTTCCGCTGATTGGATACTCCGACTGGTTTGCGCGAAGCGGAGGTCTGTTCTCCTTGATGCCCGACTATCGAGATTTGGGGATCCAGGCCGGGGAACTCGCCAGTCGAATCAACGCGGGGGAACATCCGTCGCATCTCCAGTTCGCGCGGAACGTGAAAACATTCATCAATCTCCGCGTCGCCAAGCAGCTCCGGATTCCCATCAGTCCGTCGCTGGCGGCGTTGGCCAATCGGGTTTATCCGTGA
- a CDS encoding cytochrome c, producing the protein MERYTTRSILWRAVAIALIAGVALLFSSPSGNAENAFGNPKRGQQIYERLCTRCHGVKLDGRGPDAPSLRSAPADLQSLSSRTKSDWELLIIISYGVMYTPMHGYRDLLTEQDIKDVLSFIRMEAPFKPLA; encoded by the coding sequence ATGGAACGGTATACGACGCGATCGATCCTCTGGCGTGCGGTTGCGATCGCACTGATCGCGGGCGTCGCCCTCCTATTCTCGAGTCCATCCGGGAATGCCGAGAACGCGTTCGGCAACCCCAAGCGGGGCCAACAGATCTACGAGCGGCTCTGCACCCGCTGCCACGGCGTGAAACTCGACGGCCGCGGGCCCGATGCGCCGTCGCTGCGAAGCGCGCCGGCGGATCTGCAGTCCCTGAGTTCGCGGACCAAGAGCGACTGGGAGTTGCTGATCATCATCAGCTACGGGGTGATGTACACGCCCATGCACGGTTACCGGGATCTGTTGACCGAACAGGACATCAAGGATGTCTTGTCGTTCATCCGCATGGAGGCGCCGTTCAAGCCGCTGGCGTGA
- a CDS encoding helix-turn-helix transcriptional regulator, whose product MAHLEMNYPQAIGLTELAALAGIHPSHLCREFKKHVGCSPLEHLKRVRIQRASVLLRESDKSVKEVGFSVGFKRPEAFSKAFKRVIGCSPRHFRSPR is encoded by the coding sequence ATGGCTCACCTCGAGATGAACTATCCCCAAGCCATCGGTCTCACCGAGCTGGCGGCGCTTGCCGGGATTCACCCGAGCCATTTGTGCCGAGAATTCAAGAAACACGTGGGATGCTCGCCATTGGAACACCTGAAGAGAGTGCGGATTCAACGTGCTTCGGTGTTGCTGCGGGAGTCGGACAAGAGCGTCAAAGAAGTCGGTTTCTCCGTGGGGTTCAAACGTCCCGAAGCGTTTTCCAAGGCTTTCAAAAGGGTCATCGGCTGCTCGCCACGGCATTTTCGATCCCCCCGGTAA
- a CDS encoding HAMP domain-containing sensor histidine kinase codes for MILCRVLLTAYLISQARYALLEIALQHGVSVASGVAKEAAIYLHAGDGGALEQLLREANKQPDVIAATVERDGRTWGREISRIEGFHPRWFGGMPNAFGDAARLVKADDHRAIETRTPIVIHQSSDVLSDQTAPGLSLEPRIVGHAVVIVSVERIFAQMDALVARSIGVWALLLGAGLLAGWLISGMMVSPLKQLADSARVWTGGVDQTPSDSSALATHRDEIRSLWGSLTAMKHALDRKTHEVARLQGSFDDAVRLHTADLQDMNRRLSDIIALKNDLLLQVSHEVKTPLTALASLVSNLYDGVTGEFAPRQRKYLAQVMATTNQIKHLLTTLLEFAMAETGRIHLDRRVVDINVLVESALDVLQPFQEGRGISCVVSESLLGVRVVADPDRVQQVLLNLIHNAIKASSPGSTVVIDARTEGSDLTISVRDSGPGVRPSERATLLRQPLPSESRRHGGGVGLYICRYLVELHGGRIWFESEVGNGATFYFTLPASEGTAVSSQSPNRTYR; via the coding sequence ATGATACTGTGCAGGGTGCTGCTCACGGCCTATCTCATTTCGCAGGCAAGGTACGCGTTGCTGGAGATCGCGCTCCAGCACGGTGTGAGCGTCGCCTCCGGCGTCGCCAAGGAGGCGGCCATCTACCTCCACGCGGGAGACGGTGGCGCCCTCGAACAACTCTTACGCGAGGCCAACAAACAGCCCGATGTGATCGCCGCCACCGTGGAACGAGACGGGCGGACTTGGGGACGGGAGATTTCGCGCATCGAGGGCTTCCACCCGCGATGGTTCGGGGGAATGCCCAACGCGTTCGGCGACGCGGCGCGGTTGGTGAAGGCCGATGACCATCGAGCCATCGAAACGCGAACCCCGATCGTCATCCATCAGTCGTCGGACGTCTTGTCCGACCAAACGGCCCCGGGCCTGTCGCTCGAACCGAGAATCGTCGGCCACGCGGTCGTCATCGTGTCGGTCGAGCGGATATTCGCGCAGATGGACGCTCTGGTTGCTCGTTCCATCGGCGTGTGGGCGCTCTTGCTCGGTGCGGGGCTGTTAGCCGGGTGGTTGATCTCGGGGATGATGGTCTCGCCGCTCAAACAGTTGGCTGATAGTGCCCGGGTGTGGACCGGCGGCGTGGATCAGACGCCCTCCGACTCCTCGGCGCTCGCGACCCATCGGGATGAAATCCGATCGCTGTGGGGTTCTCTGACCGCGATGAAACACGCGCTCGATCGGAAAACGCACGAAGTCGCCCGTCTTCAGGGAAGCTTCGACGACGCGGTGCGCCTCCACACGGCCGATCTGCAAGATATGAACCGACGTCTGAGCGACATCATTGCTCTCAAGAACGACCTCCTGCTCCAGGTATCTCATGAGGTCAAGACGCCGCTCACGGCCCTGGCGAGCCTTGTGAGTAATCTCTACGACGGCGTGACCGGAGAATTCGCCCCTCGCCAGAGAAAGTACCTCGCGCAGGTGATGGCGACGACCAACCAAATCAAGCATCTGCTGACCACCCTCCTTGAGTTCGCGATGGCCGAAACTGGCAGGATCCACCTTGACCGTCGAGTCGTCGACATCAATGTTCTCGTCGAGTCCGCGCTCGATGTCCTGCAGCCGTTTCAAGAGGGGCGAGGCATCTCGTGCGTCGTGTCCGAGTCCCTGCTTGGGGTGCGGGTGGTCGCCGACCCCGACCGGGTTCAGCAAGTGCTTCTCAATCTGATTCATAACGCAATCAAGGCCAGCTCGCCGGGGTCGACGGTGGTGATCGACGCCCGCACAGAGGGATCGGATCTCACTATCAGTGTTCGGGATTCGGGCCCGGGAGTGCGCCCGTCAGAGCGGGCCACGCTGCTTCGTCAGCCGCTGCCTTCAGAGAGCCGGCGTCACGGCGGCGGAGTCGGGTTGTACATCTGTCGATATCTGGTTGAGCTTCACGGAGGCCGGATCTGGTTTGAAAGCGAGGTCGGGAACGGAGCGACATTTTACTTCACTCTTCCCGCGTCAGAGGGGACGGCGGTGTCCTCCCAGTCGCCCAACCGGACGTACCGATGA
- a CDS encoding sigma-54 dependent transcriptional regulator has protein sequence MTTSARVLVADDDPSIRLALCDRIASLGHRVFEAASCGETREVLKARELDLVLLDWQLPDGGGMALLEEIIKLGESIEVIVITAYGTIPAAVESIRRGAFDFVTKPFEFVDFEARIEKALECRRLKRETASFRAERMADFAKRVVATSGKMAACVEAARQVAITETTVLILGETGTGKGVLAHYLHAASSRSDKPFVVLSCTNFSEHLVDDELFGHERGAFTGANELKRGKVELADGGTLFFDEIGELPRALQSKLLRFLEDRRFTRVGGTKDREADVRVIAATNRDLLQEVKRGTFREDLYYRLHVFPITLPPLRDHREDIPDLIHCFLRELGNEQSRKGFAIQPEAVRLLMKHDWPGNVRELRNVLERATVLSPDGEIRLEHLPPLAPPPIFCPESGTHKERMAAFERALILSTLERTHWNQSEAARRLGLNRTHFIQIMHRHEIRVSKGPGSESRLEPEE, from the coding sequence ATGACCACCTCGGCGCGCGTCCTAGTGGCAGACGACGATCCCTCGATCCGGCTCGCGCTCTGCGATCGCATCGCCAGTTTGGGACACCGGGTCTTCGAGGCCGCGTCGTGCGGCGAGACGCGTGAGGTGCTCAAGGCTCGCGAGCTCGATCTGGTCCTCTTGGATTGGCAACTTCCCGACGGGGGCGGCATGGCCTTACTCGAGGAGATTATCAAGCTCGGCGAATCGATCGAGGTGATTGTGATCACGGCATATGGAACGATCCCGGCGGCCGTCGAGTCGATTCGGCGCGGAGCCTTCGATTTCGTGACGAAACCGTTCGAGTTCGTGGATTTCGAAGCGCGGATTGAGAAAGCCTTGGAGTGCCGACGTCTCAAGCGCGAAACGGCGTCCTTCCGGGCCGAGCGTATGGCGGACTTCGCCAAACGCGTGGTGGCGACGAGCGGGAAGATGGCTGCGTGCGTCGAAGCCGCGCGACAGGTCGCAATCACCGAGACCACGGTCTTGATTCTCGGCGAAACGGGTACCGGCAAAGGGGTGTTGGCTCACTACCTTCACGCAGCCAGCTCTCGCTCCGACAAACCCTTCGTCGTGCTCAGTTGCACCAATTTCTCGGAACACTTGGTGGACGACGAGCTGTTCGGGCACGAGCGGGGTGCCTTCACGGGTGCGAACGAGCTAAAGCGCGGGAAAGTGGAGCTGGCCGACGGCGGGACCTTGTTTTTCGACGAAATCGGCGAGTTGCCCCGGGCCCTTCAATCCAAGTTGTTGCGGTTCCTGGAGGACCGGCGATTCACGCGCGTCGGCGGGACGAAAGACCGCGAAGCGGACGTCCGAGTCATCGCCGCCACGAATCGGGATCTCCTCCAGGAGGTCAAGCGGGGCACGTTTCGTGAGGATCTGTATTACAGGCTCCATGTATTTCCAATCACCCTTCCTCCACTGCGCGACCATCGCGAGGATATCCCGGACCTCATCCATTGCTTCCTGCGGGAACTGGGGAACGAACAATCACGGAAGGGATTCGCCATTCAACCCGAAGCGGTGCGGCTTTTGATGAAGCACGATTGGCCCGGAAACGTGAGGGAATTACGGAACGTTCTCGAACGGGCGACCGTCCTCTCCCCCGATGGAGAGATCCGACTGGAACATCTTCCACCACTAGCCCCGCCGCCCATCTTCTGTCCCGAGAGCGGTACGCACAAGGAGCGTATGGCGGCCTTCGAAAGGGCTCTCATCCTTTCGACGCTCGAGCGCACCCATTGGAACCAATCCGAGGCCGCTCGCCGGCTCGGCTTGAATCGCACTCACTTCATTCAAATCATGCATCGCCATGAGATCCGCGTTTCAAAGGGTCCGGGCTCTGAATCGCGCCTCGAACCCGAGGAATAG